GTTGCGGCGGCAACAGGTTCAGGAAGTTGAGTTGCTTCAGATGTACGAAGAATCCAACAGTGGCGCCAGCCAGGGCGACGACATGACTCTTCTGCTGCCCTGCTACCAGGCcgtgctgctggcgctgcttcaCGACCTCGAAAAAAATGTCTTGGAGGGGGGCCTCGACGAGgtgctcgcccgcgtcgtcggcatGGAGCTACCGGAGCCTGGAGCCGCGGCAGGAGCGCGGGAGactggcggcgacgagaagacCGAAGAGGCCTCCGACTCGGGCGAAGCGAaggacagcggcgcgcaggaaggTGAAGAGCAAGTCAAGGgaaagggcgaggaggagggccaAGAAGGGCACGCCACGAAGCCCGAAGGccccgcgggggggggggcaggacAGAGGAAGGAGCCAGAGGAGCTcaagctgctgcgccagcgcgtggCAGATATCGTGGCCTCTCACCTGGTTTACATTCAGtcggctgcgctcgcggtcgAGCTGCATGAACACCTGGCCATCCTCCGCGACTGCATTCAGAAGCAAGTTCTGCCGAGTCATCTCCCTcccgctgcgcggctgctgctggtggTGAAGTTTCTTGAGCTTCAGTTGGGCAGTCTTCGGGACGCCCTCGTGCAGAGTGGGTTCTACAGGCAGATCCTGGTCGATGGGACCaagcggcagaagaagaagtgCGACAAAGAGaaggccggcgagggcgaggggggcaCAGCGACGAAAAAGTCGGAGTCCCGGCCTTGCCTTCTCCAGGGGAAGGCACAGGAGGGGGCGGCACCATTTCGTGCGGCagggggagaggacgcgtctgctctccctccttccgcgccgcacaCGACGTCGGGACGCGACGTCAACATGCGGATGACTGCACAAGAAAAAGAGCTAACGGCGCCAGCAGGAGAGCAGCGGGAGATGCAGCTTGGTGCGTGACGCTTGGGCCGTGATGGGGAAGAAGAAATTTCTGTCCGTTCCGCTGCCCAGTGGCAGCTTTGTCCTCTGTATGCATACACGTGCGTGGAAAAGATCTTCGTGAGTATCGGTCCTTGATAGCGGGCACTTTTTTTGTGCCTTTCCCTCTGCAGAGGAGTCTTTTTGTCAACGCCGATATTTGTTTCTTGCCGCGGGAAGGGCAAGAACGACATTCCGGTTTTTTCAATTTGTGTTGTATAAGCCTACAACTGCACACGGAGGTGCCGAATTTGGGGAGGGGAGGATGCCGGTGGGGGGTAGCGCTTCTCTTTTGGGTCGacgggaggaggacgagaggCCGATAGGCGtaccgaggcggcgcggcctcgtttCCCCGTCGCGACTCGACTCGAGCAACAGAAAGCTCATGCGGACgtcggggagggggggggggggggaggtcGTATAGTGGAGAGTTCAGTCTCTCTGCAAGCGGTTCTCTGCAGGTTCTTTGGGCGCGGGAGGGGACAGGGTGccgacggggggggggcgtgcGTGCCCGtgagcccccccccccccccgccctcgtGCCCGGTGCCTTCATCGCCCTGCGGGTGttccgtttttctcttcatATGCGTtgacgcgggagacgccgcgcagctgacgcgcatgcgcgctgcCGTTTCCCACAGCCCAGACACCTTCCTGTCTCGCTCTGGCCTCGACTCTGGCTGGATGCGCTCGAGGGGCCTCCCGGAGTGCGTCAgggctgcgcgcctgtcCTGCGTTCTTGCTCCGATATATGCGTTTCGTGCGTACGAAACGCACCACACACCTTCTGTTGCCTTTTCGTGCCCCTGTCTTTCGTTTGGTCGCGTCTGGCGACGATTTCAGCGAGGAGTCGGCGGAGGAAAACGGGGGCAGGCGACGTCCCGTGGTGGGGGCCGCCACCGTTCGTGGCGATGGGCTCCAGCCGTTACTTCTCGACGTGGTATCTTCACTCTCTACGTTCCACTTTCCCCCTAGACACTGGATAAGGCATCTTGTTCAATATGTTTTtcgcgtgcagcagcagaggcgcctaTCGACCGgtccgcgtctgccgtgCAAGCTGGGGCTCGTGCGGATGTGACTGGAGACAGCACAGAGAGACCTGCGTGGACGCCGATGTGGCTGAGGAATTTTCGGGCCTCTGCGTTTGGCACTGAAATGTAGGCGGTCTGCGTAGCTACCACATTTTCGCGTACGTTCGTGGACACAGCTATGCAGAGGGAAGGCGGGGCAAAAGGGACATTCTATGAATTGGAGCCGTTATTCCCCTGCAGTTGTTATATGTGTCTATATCCCTATGTCTATATCTTCAGATGTATCCCGATCTGTACATATATCATATCTgtgtctatatatatttatatctgTTCCTGTACCACCTAGCGtaagaagacgcgcgcccTGCACCCGCCGCAGACGTTCTTTGTTGGAGTCGCTTAGGTGCGCGCGTTAAAAAGCCGCCGAAGGCCTTTCGAGAAAGCGCAGTTGGATAGCTACGGAAATGCAGGGACCGGCAGTCTTCCGGTTTCACCGTGGTTCTTCTCCACTCGGGTACAAgcctgcggcgagaggccggTCACGCACATACCGCACCTATTCGAGATTGACAAACGTGGCCCGGCACCCTGCAGGCGTTAGACTGCCGCAGGGGGGGGTTGGATATTCCTCTAGTTTGGAAGAGTGCGATAATTCCGGGTGTGAGCAGGGAACCAAGCTCAGCTGTTTGCCTTCCCCAGGTGCGTTCACGTATGGGCGAATGTCTGTCGAGGCTGTTTTCACATACATGACACCGGCCGAGTCTCTTCCCAACGCTGTTGGGTGTGAAacgccgaaggcgcccgGAGCGGCGCGTGTCAGCCGCTTCAGACAGGCGCGTGGCTGCTAGTACCACTGAAATCTGGGGTATGGCGGCGATGTGTGCGCGGAGTCCGCGCGGCGTTGCTGTGTCTGATGGCTGCCCCCGTTGCTGCTCCGATACGTCGACGCGCGATGTCCTCacggcagcagaggcaccAGCCAGTTGACTGCCTTCAGCAGCTTTACACTAATCCCCTCGtgggcgtcgtcgtctccgcgggaAACGGGAACGGAGGAAGCACACCGGTGACGCCGAAGGTAactcgcgctctcgctccTGGACACCACGACGAGCTCGCTCCCCGGGGGGGAGCAGACGACGTCGCGGGATCGACTACGTCCGTGGTTCCAGGCCTTGGCAAAAGAACTTTTCCTCCCCGCGGAACGATTCCGTTCGCGTGTCCTGCTGACGAATCTCGCAGTTCGTGGATCTGCAGCttgcgcagacgaggccgagCGCGTACCCCGTCGGGTGtggaaggaggaggagcggatCGGCTGCTTGGCGCTCTGCCCGAGTCTAAATTTCCTGGTTCCCCGCGAAAGGCTGCTCCATTTGGACATTTTTCCGCATCCGGCACGATTgggcgaagcggagactTGTGTGACTCGgatgcgcgtcgtcggctaGTTACTAGCGCGCACGACGTCCCCTTCCCTCATTCTGAGCCACGCTCCCCTATGtccgagaggaggcggcgcgccgtccgcgcgtTGGACAGTGACCTCGGTCTGCACTCTCTACCTCTGTGAAGATTCAGGTATCTTCGGCCTCTTGATAGCTTCTGCAAGAGCGGAAAACTCTTGTGCGTCGTACCCGGCTCCCCCTTGCACGctggcgcagcctcctcgtctctcccgtgcgagcgccgtctgccgccgcgcctccgctgggCCGTTCGCGTAGGACTCTCAGACCGCGAGGAAAGTGTCGAAAAAGCACCGGTGGACTAGAAGCGGTTTTCTCGCTGCTGGACAGTCACTTTTGCCGTCGCCAAACGCCGACGTTTGCTCTAAAGGAAAGacgtctcgcgcggaggaagcgccgctcgcgcgactGGAGTAGTCTCTACTAGCGGATAGAGATCAACGAAAGAGGATCGTTTAGGCTGAGAGGCTGAGGAGATCCGGTCAGTGTGTTTCGCGGTGCGTTTTTCCCTGGTGGAGTCGAGACGCTTGCGTGCAGCTGGCAGGCTTTTCGTCGTGTTGCACTTTTTGCAATTTGCtgtttccttctcgctcgaGGGAGCCAGCGTGCTTTTTCCTCTGGAAGGAACATttgtccgcgtcgccgcgcatgcTCCGAGTTTACGATCTGGGGTTCCTCTTTTTGGCTGGTAGCTCGCGGCCACCGAAGCACATTTCTCACGAGTCTCTAGAGAAAAGAGGGCAAACCCCCGACGTATGGACTTGGCAGAGACGCTCGGTAGTTCTTTCTGCTTTTTGAAACCCTTGTTTGCCAGGAAAGTTTCGTTCGTTCGCTCCCCCGTCCGTCTCGTCTGGCGTGTGATCCCTCCCCGTGGTCTCGTGTTTGGGCGCTCTCGCGCAAACGTGTTCCGTAcggtttcgtttttttcccGCCGAATTTTCCCCTTTCCCTTTGCATTTTTCCTCCTTTCTTGCCTTTTTGCGGCCATCCTCCAGTCGTCAGCAAGATGGGGCGTCTgtcgcgagccgcaggcgctttgtgtctcttcgtcctctcgtCCGCGAACAGTCCTCAGGCCTCCCCTGCGCGatctgccgcctccgtctcttcgctgctgctgccgttcttctccgcgtcgcttctACGCGATGTGTCGAGCTCAGCGGTCAcgggtgcggcggcggctcgccgtgAGGCGGGCGTGGTGAacgtggaggaggcggacgcgcaggacgaagacgcgcgcggggagAAGGCACAGAAGTCCTACACTTTGCAGCAGCGCAAacagacagaggagagcAAGTCGCAGGTGCTGGACAACGGGGCGATTTCGCTCTCGGGCTTGAAGGCCTACAAGGCGTTTCTCGAAAGTCACCCGTTCGTTTTCGTCATGTACTACGCGCCGTGGTGCTACTGGTCCAAGGCGACGATGCCGGAGTTCCACGCAGCGGCCAAGATTCTCGCACACCACGACCCGCCTGTCATTCTGGCACTAGTCGACTccgtggaggaggaggacatTGCGAACTTCGAAGACATCCGCGAGTTCCCGACGCTCAGGTTCTTCatcgacggccgcgcgcaggcgtaCCACGGCCGCCGACACCGGACGCACCTGGTCCACTGGGTCGACACGCGTCTGGACCGCGACAAGTCGCTCACGTCCGCAGATCACCTCGACGAGCTCGTGATGAACCGCGAGTACGGGCATTTGGTGATCATTGGCGCGTTTCCCGACAGCGGCTACGACGCGACGGCCTACGTCTCGGTTGCGCGGCAGTTTGGCGAAGACGTCTTCTTCGGGCACGTCCAGCAGCCGGAGCTGATTGACCACCTGAGGAACCGGCACATTTTCCGACTCCTGACCGGCGCCGAGCGCACTCCCGAGGTCGAGCGACGcgtggcgtcgccgcctttcATCGTCGTGTTTTCCAAGAATGCGCACGAGCCCGACGTGCACGTGTACGCAGGCAACCCGTCGGACGTCGCGTCGCTCACGCACTTTGCGAGTCGCTTCCGCTTCCCGCTCATTTCGGTCTTCGACGCCGACCGGCTGCCGGCAAACTTCTTTTCCGACCCGCGCCCGAAGGCCGCTTACATCATCAACACGAAGAACGATCCCGGCGCCATCGGCGCCGTCGAGAGCGAGACGTCCCGAGATCCGCTCGTCCTCGCATTCATcgacgccgcgaagcgcTACAGGCACGCGCTCCTGGCGACCGTCTGCGGCAACACGACGCCGTTCGAGAAGCACATGCTCGAGTTGCTGGGCGTCGACGAAGAGTCGCTGCCAGCGGTGCGGATCATGTCTGTCAACCCCgacagcgacggccgccACCACCCTGCGCTCAAGTATCGCCCCGAGGAGCCCGGCGCCAAGTCTTCATCGTGGGGcgtgcgccagccgcgcgtggCGATCCGCCACCTGACGCCCAAGATCATCGGAGATTTCTTCGACGCGTTCGCGCGGAACGACGTGGAGCCCTACTTCCGGTCCGAGGCTGTCGCTGAAGAcctcgcggagccgcgcggtGCAGTGAAGACAGTCGTCGGCGCGACGTTCAAGCAGATCGTGATGGAGTCTGACGAGGACGTGTTCATCGAGTTCTACGCGCCGTGGTGCGGCTACTGCCGCAAACTCGAGCCCGCCTACAAGgaactcgcggcgcgcctacGCGACGTGACCGGCTTGACTGTCGCCAAGATTGACGCGACGCGAAACGAAGTCCCCAGCATCAAGGTGTCGGGGTACCCGACGCTCTTCCTTTTTCCGCGCGGAAAGAAGGACGACCCGCCCCAGATCTACAGCGGAGACCGTACCGTCAAAGACATGCTCGAGTGGCTGGAGGGGCGCGTCCAGCGAGCCAAAGTTGACGCCCGCCACCTCCTCTCCATCGACCTCGCCTCCCGAGACGGCCGCGAACCCGTCGGCAGCGTGCTGGAGGAACTGTAGAGACGCAATGCGGGAAgcaggagggagcggcggcaaagcgaaggcgagcacGCGGCAACGAGAGCATAGAGAAGGCAGCATGCGCGCCCGACAGAGGCGGCAAAGCGAGACAGAGTGCAGGCGGAAGTGATCTccagcggcgaagaaggcgacgcgcccggaGACGGGCGGGGGGCCGGAGGAAGGGGGCGGTGTGGTCTGTGACGTGTTTAAGGCACGTGAGAGCTGATCTGAAAACAGGGGTTTGTCTGCCGGGTAAACCTGGGAGTGGGAGGGAAAGGAGGCGCGCTTACCGGTGGAGAACGTGGAAACCCCCAGCGAGGCGTCGTCTCGTCCACGCaacgcgcgcgtgtctgctggACGGCGGAGAGCCTGCTCAAAAGCGAAATCCGCGCCGCTTCATCATGATTTCGGGTCGCGTCTAATATGGCACGGCACCGGCTCTCGATCTGCGCTTGCGGCTGCCTCCGTGCTGGCTGTAGCAGCCTTCCTGTGTCGTCTCTCGGGGGAGAGCTGCCAGGCGCGAGCACCGCTCCACCCTGTCTTGAGTTGAGGGTAATGCAACACGTGGCTTCAGAAgattttctgttttttcgtgATCTCTCTTGCGCGGACGTACGCATACAAGTTTTGTTCTCGAGTGGCGTCCAAGGCGCAGGGGCGCGGGGGGTCTGATCAGCCTTCCGCGCGCAAATATTGTCTTTACGTGATGCGTCTCTTTTGTTTCTGGCATGCGTGCGTTGTGGCGTGCCCGCATGCCTTTATGCGATTTCGTGAAGATATACGGTTCCATATACGCACACAAAGATGAATATATGTGCGTATCTCTACGTAAAAGCATTGGCGTATCCCTACTGTGGGGATGTAGGCGCAGGTATGCGAATCACTGTGTGTCGAGTTTTTGTATAcactatatacatatagactTGTGTACCTGCTTATATATTTGTTTATATATGCCTTCGTAGGCAGATGTCCCGTTGGCTTTGAGAGATTATCCCACCTTACTGGCTGAGTGTGTTGGCGACAACGCGTTGACGTATGATTTTTTCGCTGGTGTTCGCGCGGACAAAACGCCCTTACGCGTTTGACGCGCCATGGCTCGGTGATATTCCAGCGATTTACAGTGACACTCCCAACCCCGACTCAGCTACGCTTATGCGTAGATATACATTATGCACATGCACGCAGATATCACTGCGCATTTAGCGGAACGGACAGGCGTAGATGCACATGTCAAGGACGTTAAAAACGCAACAAGAGAGAAGCTCAGCACCAACTTGTCTCGTGAatgagggtttagggttacgCAGAGAGTCACTAAATACCGTCATgcatataatatatatatatatatatatatatatatatgctcgCTTGCATGTTCTGTAGGCGCCTAGCAGTTGGGGGCTGATTCGTACAGAGATCGATGCCGCATCGCCACCGTATCGCCAACAGTGGCGTTGTCGGATAAGGAAGGCCCTTGGGGAGGGGAAACTCTCACAGGGACAGCGTAGGAAACGAACAGAGGCTcagtctgcgccgcctcaccTGCCGGGAGAGGTGTCAGCATGTAGCCACGCTGACCATCTACGTGCACAAAGCCTCGTTTCGGAGCAACGCGTTTCACCCGTGTAGATACGAAGATTTTGCACGCAGCAGCAACTGGGAAATCGTGCTTCGGTGGACGTCTGGCTCACTATTTGCGGGGAACCGGGGAATTTGTGACTCGCGTCAGGTGTCAAACGCTTTCCGCCTTCGAGCTCTCCTGCGCCCGATTACTCGTGCCTACAAACTTTTCTCATCTCCCTGTGGGGTTACGCGACCGTCTGGCGAGTTTCGGACGACTCCTGTGCGTGGTAGCTTCCCTCGCTCCTCCTGTTTCTCTCAAGATGTGCCCCTTTGCTTTGTCTCCTTAAAACCATATGCTGTCATGTCTGCCactcgcgtctgccgcgtctgctgttTCCGTAGCGCCTCTGTGCACTGCCTCGGCGGTTAACGCCTTCCGGAAAACTCTCACTTTTCGAGGTCATGTCTCCCCAGCTCCACCCGCCTCTACACACACATATCCACTCTACCTCCTCCTACGCTCCCACATCGgacatataaatataaatTTATATGcttgtatgtatgtatgtatctatctatctgtgtTTATCCTGCCTCGCATTTGGAGAAAGATGCCCGCTAGGGACGCGCTGGCGTTTCgaacgacggaggcgagagagcgtgGATGGCGTTCGACGACTTGCGCTTTTTCGTTCAGTTACAAAGCTATTtggcgccgaggacgccaTGGCACTGTCACGGTCGCTGCACGGGCATTTGCGCAGCAAAAAGGGTTTCGACTTCACTCCTGCATCGCTCACAGCCCCACTGACCGCGGCCTCATTCGCGGGCGCCCTTGAGCGCGTGTGTGTTTGAACCTTTTtttcgcgcgggcgcgtgccTCAGACACTACCAAAACACTTGAGAAGATTCTTCCTCTACTTCCCCTGCACTCGCTTTTCGGCCTGAGCCGCCTTGCCCCAggtggcgcaggcgtctgcaggagctgctgcgaCTGCCAGGGTGGCTGCCGCGACCGTTCTCGAGGGTCGTCAGCGGCTCGCTGGACTTCAGGGACGGGTTGTCGCTGGCAGAGGCACCCATCTGcgactcgccgtcgctcgacgacgcgtcgcgttcctcctccacgcgtcgcccgcgcccctgTCTCTTGCCACCAGgcctccccgccgcggcgctggccgGCGGGTCTTCTTCGGAGCCCTCGTCGGGCGAGAGACGCCCCGCCCACGACCGGCGCTTCCGCCCCGAACGAGGCGCCTcgttcgcgtcgcgctcgtcgtcttccgggGGCGGGCTGATCCGCCCCGCACTGCTGCTCCCCCGCGTCCTGCTCAGGCGAaacgtcgcggcggctgaggccgccgccgaggaggaagatgcggaggcgtccgcgTTGTCTCGGCCGCGCCGGTCACCGTCGCGGAAGCCTCCGCGGGTGCTCGGGTCTCCgagcgctgcgtcgcctccggagAACCGGCGTCGCTCCCCTTTTGtcgaggcgggcggggcgccttcgccgcctcgtcgtccagGCGCCctcccgtcgtcgcctttcGTGTGCCTGTCGCGGGGACGAGCcctctcccgccccccccccctcccgccctgCTTGCGCCAGCTCTTCGTTTGCTTCGCGTCGGACTCGTCCTCTGGCTCCTGCTCCGTttcgctgctcgcctgcaCTCGCGTGCGGCccccgtcttcttcctgtggcggccgcgcgagtctAGGCGTCGTGGAGGGGAACGCGGGCGCCTGAGACGGGAACGGGGTCTTTTCTTCGCCGGTCGACAGCGCGGAAAAGGGCGGGTTACTTGACCCGGCCCCGTGCCCCGCgggtccgcgcgcgccgacgctgtCTCGTTCAAAGAAGCTCTCCTGCCTCTCgtgcgcccgcagcgccccctttccgcgcagcgcccccgctgcggcctccgcgctggGCACGCGGTCTCCACAGCATCTGCTCGCGTCCTCATCTTCCGACTCGCCAGCAGAACGCACGCGACCCAGCCGCCTTCGCTCGGCCTTGGGCGCCActgacgacgcgccgccgtaGGACGGCGGGTGCCccgcgcggggggcgcgcCGGGACGAGGtccccgcggtcgccgcggagcccgccggGAGGTCCCCGCCCACCGGGCTCGGCGACTGCGGCAACGAAAAGGCCGAAGACGTGGAGCCGCGCTGAGTCGTGTAgtacgaagaggaagagtcccggctgccgctgctcgcgcctccactgctgtggcgccgcgacgacggcgacccagagaggccgcctctcgcgtcgagAAGCGTGGACAGCTGGCCTTCGCCGAAGCCggtgcggaggcgaggcggcgtcctgctgccgccctcAGGAAACACTGGGGCCGGAAGAGGGAACGGCGAAAAAGACTCGCCGCGGTAGGtcccgccgtccgcgcccaGACGCCCActgtcgcgcgctgccggcgacgacgccctgAGGAGGAGGCCCACTTCGTTCTGTCTCCGATCGGCGGTGCCGGTCcgttcctcgccttctctctctctgggcTCCATTCGCCCCTCGTCCTTCGCAGAGATCCTGGGGGAAGCATGCGCGAGCccgtcgctgcttcgccttcgcatTGACTCCGccccagcgcgcgcggcggcttctctctgctccgCGCTGAACAGAGAGGACTGCGAGGCTAGAAGGCCGAGACCCCCTTCCCGCGAcggagccgcagccgacgcggctGAAGCGAGCTCCTCCGAGGCGCTGACCCACGCCCGTGCGGCCATCAGCATCGAggcagaggcctgcgcgacgGGCCCGTGGCCCGAGAAGGGGTGCGCGAAGCTGTCGCTCTTGCCCCTGGAGAAGGCGCCCGGaccggagagggaggagggcgccagagaggagacgccctcggggtcgcgcttctctcccctctctgcagaggcgctctgcgaaggaaacgagagcggcgacgcgtcgcacgccgcgcccgcgtagGGACTCGTCGCGGGCGAAGGAAACGGGGCcgaggacgagggcgccgccgcagccccgggGGGAGtggcaggcgaagaagggaagACGGCCGAGTCTCCAGTCCCCCGCTCGCTGGTCGGTCCAGGCCCGCGAGTCGCGTTCTGCGCATAGAACAggccgtcttcgcgcgtcgtcgcaggAAActgcgcgccgtccgcggcgttGCCGATGAAGCTGCtgtcgaggaggagagagctCGAGGCGTGGGGgcacgcgcgcccgcggtcaagcccctccgcgtctccgatCGTGTGTGGGGAGGGCCCGCTGGGCGTGCCTGCGGGCTCGTCCCCCGCGAACACCACTCGCGAAAAACGCGACGCGTCGCTTGCAGACTGCGCACTCTCCAGGTTGCCTCCTTTTCCGCCTCGAGGGGCCGCCGCGttcccccccgcccgctTCCCGTCGCCATGCtgacgagaagaaagaagcatGAAACGACCCCACGAGAGCTTCTTCGAAAGCGCTCCGCTCCCtttctctccgcgctcgtcgcGTGCGCCCTGCGGGACTGAAGAGCTGTCGCCCGCAACGCTCTTTTTGCCTGTCGAGACGGCAGCTTCGTCTTCCCTCCGAGTCGCAGCGGCATGCCGGGAGTTCTCCGGGTCCGCGAAATCGCCAACCAACGCCCCGGAGGCGAGACCGGCAGCGTTCGgccccgcggctgcgggcctgtgcggcggcgccgccatcgaggcggaggaggacgccccacgcgccgaggagggagagaacgCGAAGGAGGTCTGAGTGAAATGGCAGTTGGCGCTCCCGCCTTGTCCGCCagtcgcgccctcgcagctcgGCGCGGGATGGAGCGACGCGTGGGATGTGCCGCCGAGTGACGACGGGAACGCCGGCGAAAaaccggcagcagcggcctgcgGTAGGGCGCTCGGCCGGTAGGAGTCTTGGGGcgtctgcccccccccctgcgccgggcacgcaggcgcgaggccacacacagcgcctccgccactCCCCACAGCCCCTGGCGGGCCCGCTTGCTGGGACTCGTGACCCGCCGGGGGCGGGCCGCACGAGGACGACGGGAAGGTGAGAAGGGGCCCCGCGAGCTCCGGCGCCACGCgctccccgccgccggcggaccCCGCGAGAGCCAAGTCAGGGTCGCCAAGCCCGCCGCTTGCGGCGCTTTTCTCGTCGGTCTGATGAATGAAATGAGAGCTTGTTCCGCCTCCCACGAAATGCATGCTTTCAGTCTTTCCTGTTTCGTTCAGCGCCACGGCGCTGGTGCATGAGTcaggaggcagcgcggacgcgcagacggGACCTGACGGCCGCTCGGAGACACTGaggccgacgccgcccgTCGGCTGCGAACTCTGGAGCCCAGAGGGCCCGCCGacctgcggctgcggtgAGACGCCGGGT
This portion of the Besnoitia besnoiti strain Bb-Ger1 chromosome VII, whole genome shotgun sequence genome encodes:
- a CDS encoding putative thioredoxin (encoded by transcript BESB_079560), which codes for MGRLSRAAGALCLFVLSSANSPQASPARSAASVSSLLLPFFSASLLRDVSSSAVTGAAAARREAGVVNVEEADAQDEDARGEKAQKSYTLQQRKQTEESKSQVLDNGAISLSGLKAYKAFLESHPFVFVMYYAPWCYWSKATMPEFHAAAKILAHHDPPVILALVDSVEEEDIANFEDIREFPTLRFFIDGRAQAYHGRRHRTHLVHWVDTRLDRDKSLTSADHLDELVMNREYGHLVIIGAFPDSGYDATAYVSVARQFGEDVFFGHVQQPELIDHLRNRHIFRLLTGAERTPEVERRVASPPFIVVFSKNAHEPDVHVYAGNPSDVASLTHFASRFRFPLISVFDADRLPANFFSDPRPKAAYIINTKNDPGAIGAVESETSRDPLVLAFIDAAKRYRHALLATVCGNTTPFEKHMLELLGVDEESLPAVRIMSVNPDSDGRHHPALKYRPEEPGAKSSSWGVRQPRVAIRHLTPKIIGDFFDAFARNDVEPYFRSEAVAEDLAEPRGAVKTVVGATFKQIVMESDEDVFIEFYAPWCGYCRKLEPAYKELAARLRDVTGLTVAKIDATRNEVPSIKVSGYPTLFLFPRGKKDDPPQIYSGDRTVKDMLEWLEGRVQRAKVDARHLLSIDLASRDGREPVGSVLEEL
- a CDS encoding hypothetical protein (encoded by transcript BESB_079570): MHRMRNFVSQKFSSRHGAAPGARAQNEEAPGGSSAACGPSSRAFPKAGPGVSLGAGAERAQLEELAKFVGRIEVFLSRFDRLLTECDGMHRDLGDSLNIFFSRSTGLRETALELVDALAIFRVVRLELQPHIERTRCAAAERMRKIRRAEVLAKERNNASQKLQHYTKKLSRLKSEVPSGLKAQERVTRNENKLQRASTEFYIKEEAARTEVHETLATRYTAAAQLVSKALLLSRELFSAAHPSLARLPPLLGLLSAPLEDAGTPGVAAAPEAHAGGERGEAASAASSLQGLQASLPAAAPASAHSSVPVVARLGSFVEALRASHDTLPSAQPSPASAAASAPGVTAPSAAANAGGQAASLPGVSPQPQVGGPSGLQSSQPTGGVGLSVSERPSGPVCASALPPDSCTSAVALNETGKTESMHFVGGGTSSHFIHQTDEKSAASGGLGDPDLALAGSAGGGERVAPELAGPLLTFPSSSCGPPPAGHESQQAGPPGAVGSGGGAVCGLAPACPAQGGGQTPQDSYRPSALPQAAAAGFSPAFPSSLGGTSHASLHPAPSCEGATGGQGGSANCHFTQTSFAFSPSSARGASSSASMAAPPHRPAAAGPNAAGLASGALVGDFADPENSRHAAATRREDEAAVSTGKKSVAGDSSSVPQGARDERGEKGSGALSKKLSWGRFMLLSSRQHGDGKRAGGNAAAPRGGKGGNLESAQSASDASRFSRVVFAGDEPAGTPSGPSPHTIGDAEGLDRGRACPHASSSLLLDSSFIGNAADGAQFPATTREDGLFYAQNATRGPGPTSERGTGDSAVFPSSPATPPGAAAAPSSSAPFPSPATSPYAGAACDASPLSFPSQSASAERGEKRDPEGVSSLAPSSLSGPGAFSRGKSDSFAHPFSGHGPVAQASASMLMAARAWVSASEELASAASAAAPSREGGLGLLASQSSLFSAEQREAAARAGAESMRRRSSDGLAHASPRISAKDEGRMEPREREGEERTGTADRRQNEVGLLLRASSPAARDSGRLGADGGTYRGESFSPFPLPAPVFPEGGSRTPPRLRTGFGEGQLSTLLDARGGLSGSPSSRRHSSGGASSGSRDSSSSYYTTQRGSTSSAFSLPQSPSPVGGDLPAGSAATAGTSSRRAPRAGHPPSYGGASSVAPKAERRRLGRVRSAGESEDEDASRCCGDRVPSAEAAAGALRGKGALRAHERQESFFERDSVGARGPAGHGAGSSNPPFSALSTGEEKTPFPSQAPAFPSTTPRLARPPQEEDGGRTRVQASSETEQEPEDESDAKQTKSWRKQGGRGGGRERARPRDRHTKGDDGRAPGRRGGEGAPPASTKGERRRFSGGDAALGDPSTRGGFRDGDRRGRDNADASASSSSAAASAAATFRLSRTRGSSSAGRISPPPEDDERDANEAPRSGRKRRSWAGRLSPDEGSEEDPPASAAAGRPGGKRQGRGRRVEEERDASSSDGESQMGASASDNPSLKSSEPLTTLENGRGSHPGSRSSSCRRLRHLGQGGSGRKASAGEVEEESSQVFW